In one window of Methanobrevibacter millerae DNA:
- a CDS encoding RNA-binding protein, giving the protein MAIKVKKRNFLKKKKIKQIKSELGEYGGLLENKKKVEILEAEPNSFILVDGEPYIIMIDDKAFPTLKAALANEIDGKKVTVDMGAIRFVTNGADIMSPGIVAADDGIEPGDIVLIIDETHGKPLAVGVSLITGEEMVENDSGKAVETKHYVGDDIWNFEV; this is encoded by the coding sequence ATGGCAATTAAAGTGAAAAAAAGAAATTTTCTAAAAAAGAAAAAAATAAAGCAGATAAAAAGCGAACTGGGAGAATATGGAGGATTGCTTGAAAACAAGAAAAAAGTAGAAATCCTTGAAGCCGAACCAAATTCATTCATTCTGGTCGACGGTGAACCTTACATCATAATGATTGATGACAAGGCATTTCCAACACTCAAGGCAGCTCTTGCCAATGAAATAGACGGGAAAAAGGTTACCGTGGACATGGGAGCCATACGCTTTGTAACTAACGGCGCAGACATCATGAGTCCAGGAATAGTAGCTGCAGATGACGGAATCGAACCGGGCGACATCGTTTTAATCATTGATGAAACTCACGGCAAGCCCCTGGCCGTTGGAGTCAGCCTTATAACCGGCGAAGAAATGGTTGAAAACGATTCCGGAAAGGCTGTTGAAACCAAGCACTACGTTGGAGACGACATCTGGAACTTTGAAGTGTGA